TCGTGGCCGAGCATGGTGCCGACCGTGCGGTTGATGTTGCGGATGGCGACCTGGGCGCGGACCGGCTGGGCGTCGGTGGCGCCGGTCGCGTTCAGGGCGTCGGCGGCGAGCTTGATCAGCTCGTTGTCGAGCGCCTTCTCCAGGCCGTGGTCCTGCTTGATGGTCTGGTGCAGGGCCGCGCCCTCGGGCAGCGCGGGCACGTGGAAGAGCGGGGCCAGGTCCAGGCCCTGCGCCTTCCAGTGGTCGACCGCGCGGGCCACGTCGAGCGCCTCGGCGTGACCGACGGCCTCCTCGATGGAGCGGAAGCCCAGCTCGGCCAGGATCTCGCGGACCTCTTCGGCGATGAACTTGAAGAAGTTGACGATGTACTCGGCCTTGCCGGTGAACCGGTCGCGCAGGACGGGGTTCTGGGTGGCGATGCCGACCGGGCAGGTGTCGAGGTGGCAGACGCGCATCATGACGCAGCCGGAGACGACGAGCGGCGCGGTCGCGAAACCGAACTCCTCGGCGCCGAGCAGCGCGGCGATGACGACGTCACGGCCGGTCTTCAGCTGGCCGTCGGTCTGTACGACGATGCGGTCGCGCAGGCCGTTGAGGAGCAGCGTCTGCTGGGTCTCGGCGAGGCCGAGCTCCCAGGGACCGCCCGCATGCTTGAGCGAGGTGAGCGGGGAGGCGCCCGTTCCGCCGTCGTGGCCGGAGATCAGGACGACGTCCGCGTGGGCCTTGGAGACACCCGCGGCGACCGTGCCGACGCCGACCTCGGAGACCAGTTTCACGTGGATCCGCGCCTGCGGGTTCGCGTTCTTCAGGTCGTGGATCAGCTGGGCGAGGTCTTCGATGGAGTAGATGTCGTGGTGCGGGGGCGGGGAGATGAGGCCCACGCCGGGGGTGCTGTGCCGGGTCTTGGCGACCCACGGGTAGACCTTGTGGCCGGGCAGCTGGCCGCCCTCGCCGGGCTTGGCGCCCTGGGCCATCTTGATCTGGATGTCGTCCGCGTTGACCAGGTACTCGGAGGTGACGCCGAAGCGGCCGGAGGCGACCTGCTTGATGGAGGAGCGGCGCGCCGGGTCGTAGAGGCGGTCCGGGTCCTCGCCGCCCTCACCGGTGTTGGACTTGGCGCCCAGCTGGTTCATGGCGATGGCGAGCGTCTCGTGGGCTTCCTTGGAGATGGAGCCGTACGACATGGCGCCGGTGGAGAAGCGCTTGACGATCTCGCTGACCGGCTCGACCTCGTCGATCGAGATCGGCTCGCGGCCCGAGTCGAAGCCGAACAGGCCGCGCAGCGTCATGAGGCGCTCGGACTGCTCGTTCACCCGGTCCGTGTACTTCTTGAAGATGTCGTAGCGGTTGCTGCGCGCCGAGTGCTGGAGGCGGAAGACCGTCTCGGGGTCGAACAGGTGCGGCTCGCCCTCGCGGCGCCACTGGTACTCGCCGCCTATGTCGAGGGCGCGGTGCGCGGGCGCGATGCCGCTGGCCGGGTACGCCTTCGCGTGGCGGGCGGCGACCTCCTTGGCGACGACGTCGATGCCGACGCCGCCGATCTTGGTGGCGGTGCCGCTGAAGTACTTCTGCACGAAGGCCGTGTCGAGGCCGACGGCCTCGAAGACCTGGGCGCCGCGGTAGGAGGCGACGGTGGAGATGCCCATCTTGGACATGACCTTGAGGACGCCCTTGCCGAGCGCGTAGATCAGGTTGCGGATGGCCTGCTCGGGCTCCATGCCCGGCAGGAACGTACCGGCCCTGACCAGGTCCTCGACGGACTCCATCGCCAGGTACGGGTTGACGGCCGCGGCGCCGAAGCCGATGAGGAGGGCCACGTGGTGGACCTCGCGGACGTCGCCCGCCTCGACCAGCAGGCCCACCTGGGTGCGCTGCTTGGTGCGGATGAGGTGGTGGTGGACGGCCGCGGTGAGCAGCAGCGAGGGGATCGGCGCGTGCTCGGCGTCGGAGTGCCGGTCCGAGAGGACGATCAGCCGGGCGCCGTTCTCGATGGCGGCGTCGGCCTCGGTGCAGATCTCCTCGATACGGGCGGCGAGGGAGTCGCCGCCGCCGGAGACGCGGTACAGGCCGGAGAGCGTCGCGGCCTTCATCCCGGGCATGTCGCCGTCGGCGTTGATGTGGATGAGCTTGGCCAGCTCGTCGTTGTCGATCACCGGGAAGGGCAGGGTGACGCTGCGACAGGACGCGGCGGTCGGTTCGAGGAGGTTGCCCGCGGGGCCGAGCGAGGAGCGCAGCGAGGTGACCAGCTCTTCGCGGATGGCGTCCAGCGGCGGGTTGGTGACCTGCGCGAACAGCTGGGTGAAGTAGTCGAAGAGCAGCCGGGGGCGCTCGGACAGGGCCGCGATCGGGGAGTCCGTGCCCATGGAGCCGAGGGGCTCGCCGGCGGTCTTGGCCATCGGGGCGAGGATGACGCGCAGCTCTTCCTCGGTGTAGCCGAAGGTCTGCTGGCGGCGGGTGACCGAGGCGTGGGTGTGCACGATGTGCTCACGCTCGGGCAGGTCGGAGAGCTCGATCTCGCCGGCTTCCAGCCACTCGGCGTACGGGTTCTCGGCGGCGAGGCCGGCCTTGATCTCGTCGTCCTCGATGATGCGGTGCTCGGCGGTGTCCACGAGGAACATGCGGCCGGGCTGCAGGCGGCCCTTGCGGACGACCTTCGCGGGGTCGATGTCGAGGACGCCGACCTCGGAGCCGAGGACGACGAGGCCGTCGTCGGTGACCCAGTAGCGGCCGGGGCGCAGACCGTTGCGGTCGAGGACCGCGCCGACCTGGGTGCCGTCGGTGAAGGTGACGCAGGCCGGGCCGTCCCAGGGCTCCATCTGGGTGGAGTGGAACTGGTAGAAGGCACGGCGGGCCGGGTCCATGGAGGCGTGGTTCTCCCAGGCCTCCGGGATCATCATGAGCACGGAGTGCGGGAGGGACCGGCCGCCGAGGTGCAGCAGCTCCAGGACCTCGTCGAAGGAGGCGGAGTCGGACGCGTCGGGCGTACAGATCGGGAAGATCCGGTCGAGGCTGTCCTGTGCGCCGAACAGGTCGGAGACGAGCTGGGACTCGCGGGCCGCCATCCAGTTGCGGTTGCCCTTGACCGTGTTGATCTCGCCGTTGTGCGCGACGAAGCGGTACGGGTGGGCGAGCGGCCAGCTCGGGAAGGTGTTGGTGGAGAACCGGGAGTGCACGAGCGCGATCGCGGAGGCGAAGCGGCGGTCGGACAGGTCCGGGAAGAAGGGCTCCAGCTGGCCGGTGGTCAGCATGCCCTTGTAGACGATGGTGCGGGCGGAGAGCGACGGGAAGTACACGCCGGCCTCGCGCTCGGCACGCTTGCGCAGCGCGAACGCCTTGCGGTCGAGGTCGATCCCCTGGCTGGAACCGTCCCCCACGAACACCTGCCGGAAGTGCGGCATCGTCGAGCGGGCGGTGACGCCGAGGAGTCCGGGGGCGACCGGGACCTCGCGCCAGCCGAGCACCGTGAGGTTCTCCTCGGCGGCGATCGTCTCGATGCGTGAGACGGCGTCGGCGGTGACGTCCTCGGGCAGGAAGGCGATGCCGACCGCGTACGAGCCGGCCTCGG
This sequence is a window from Streptomyces ortus. Protein-coding genes within it:
- the gltB gene encoding glutamate synthase large subunit, translated to MRTPRQPSQHSENGQNWSFMDARPAAQGMYDPRNEHDACGVGFVATLTGEASHALVEQALTVLRNLEHRGATGSEPDSGDGAGILSQVPDAFFREVAGFELPEAGSYAVGIAFLPEDVTADAVSRIETIAAEENLTVLGWREVPVAPGLLGVTARSTMPHFRQVFVGDGSSQGIDLDRKAFALRKRAEREAGVYFPSLSARTIVYKGMLTTGQLEPFFPDLSDRRFASAIALVHSRFSTNTFPSWPLAHPYRFVAHNGEINTVKGNRNWMAARESQLVSDLFGAQDSLDRIFPICTPDASDSASFDEVLELLHLGGRSLPHSVLMMIPEAWENHASMDPARRAFYQFHSTQMEPWDGPACVTFTDGTQVGAVLDRNGLRPGRYWVTDDGLVVLGSEVGVLDIDPAKVVRKGRLQPGRMFLVDTAEHRIIEDDEIKAGLAAENPYAEWLEAGEIELSDLPEREHIVHTHASVTRRQQTFGYTEEELRVILAPMAKTAGEPLGSMGTDSPIAALSERPRLLFDYFTQLFAQVTNPPLDAIREELVTSLRSSLGPAGNLLEPTAASCRSVTLPFPVIDNDELAKLIHINADGDMPGMKAATLSGLYRVSGGGDSLAARIEEICTEADAAIENGARLIVLSDRHSDAEHAPIPSLLLTAAVHHHLIRTKQRTQVGLLVEAGDVREVHHVALLIGFGAAAVNPYLAMESVEDLVRAGTFLPGMEPEQAIRNLIYALGKGVLKVMSKMGISTVASYRGAQVFEAVGLDTAFVQKYFSGTATKIGGVGIDVVAKEVAARHAKAYPASGIAPAHRALDIGGEYQWRREGEPHLFDPETVFRLQHSARSNRYDIFKKYTDRVNEQSERLMTLRGLFGFDSGREPISIDEVEPVSEIVKRFSTGAMSYGSISKEAHETLAIAMNQLGAKSNTGEGGEDPDRLYDPARRSSIKQVASGRFGVTSEYLVNADDIQIKMAQGAKPGEGGQLPGHKVYPWVAKTRHSTPGVGLISPPPHHDIYSIEDLAQLIHDLKNANPQARIHVKLVSEVGVGTVAAGVSKAHADVVLISGHDGGTGASPLTSLKHAGGPWELGLAETQQTLLLNGLRDRIVVQTDGQLKTGRDVVIAALLGAEEFGFATAPLVVSGCVMMRVCHLDTCPVGIATQNPVLRDRFTGKAEYIVNFFKFIAEEVREILAELGFRSIEEAVGHAEALDVARAVDHWKAQGLDLAPLFHVPALPEGAALHQTIKQDHGLEKALDNELIKLAADALNATGATDAQPVRAQVAIRNINRTVGTMLGHEVTKKFGGAGLPDDTVDITFTGSAGQSFGAFLPRGVTLRLEGDANDYVGKGLSGGRVIVRPDRGADHLAEFSTIAGNTIAYGATGGELFLRGRTGERFCVRNSGATVVAEGVGDHGCEYMTGGHAVVIGETGRNFAAGMSGGIAYVIDLDLDNVNAGNLGAVEALDDTDKQWLHDVVRRHQEETASTVAEKLLAEWDTAVERFSKIIPSTYKAVLAAKDAAERAGLDESAITEKMMEAATNG